The following are encoded together in the Humulus lupulus chromosome 5, drHumLupu1.1, whole genome shotgun sequence genome:
- the LOC133779336 gene encoding uncharacterized protein LOC133779336, whose translation MSVEKAFDLYTNPTTTTPASRKKLNRRQLGEGCSDPSAKRARTEDPPTPTPSKEATPAPGPADQTPPAPTNQNPPAPANPSLATQPDKTQVLLNSTYTSASDRLKKLSRHQRSLESFSNAPTMSVDQLLSRGLNELLTGILTLSTSWCRSEEVVTKQAEEIKAAEERPVENHKVVEAKYAEELQTAEAKIAKLKEELKKEEDSVAKITASKDKYKEASLINY comes from the exons ATGTCTGTCGAGAAAGCATTCGATTTATACACAAACCCTACTACCACCACTCCTGCGAGCAGGAAGAAATTGAACAGGCGCCAGCTAGGAGAAGGCTGTAGTGACCCATCCGCAAAGAGGGCTCGGACAGAGGACCCTCCTACACCAACTCCTTCTAAAGAGGCAACTCCTGCTCCAGGCCCTGCTGACCAGACTCCTCCTGCTCCCACTAACCAGAATCCCCCAGCTCCTGCTAACCCAAGTCTTGCTACTCAGCCagataaaacccaagtcttacTGAACTCCACCTACACTTCGGCCAGTGACAGGCTGAAGAAACTGTCCAGACACCAGCGTAGTTTGGAATCCTTCAGCAACGCTCCTACCATGTCGGTCGACCAGCTCCTTAGCCGCGGGCTGAACGAACTACTCACT GGGATTCTGACCCTGAGTACTAGTTGGTGCCGCTCAGAGGAGGTTGTCACCAAGCAGGCTGAAGAGATCAAGGCAGCTGAGGAGAGGCCGGTCGAGAACCACAAGGTGGTTGAGGCCAAGTATGCTGAAGAGTTGCAAACAGCAGAGGCTAAGATCGCCAAGCTTAAGGAGGAACTGAAGAAGGAGGAGGACTCTGTTGCAAAAATTACTGCCTCCAAAGATAAGTATAAGGAAGCCTCGCTGATAAACTACTGA